From the genome of Streptacidiphilus sp. PB12-B1b:
CCTGTACGCCATGGACGGGCAGCCGCCGTTCCGTGAGATCGTCCTGCACGGAATGGTCCGCGACGAGCACGGCAAGAAGATGTCGAAGTCGTTCGGCAACACCGTCAATCCGCTGGACTGGATGGACAAGTACGGCTCGGACGCGGTGCGCTTCACCCTTTCCAAGGGCGCCAATCCCGGCACCGACGTCCCGATCGGCGAGGACTGGGTCCAGGCGTCCCGCAACTTCGCCAACAAGATCTGGAACGCGACCCGGTTCGCGCTGATGAACGGCGCGACGACCGAGGGCGACCTGCCGTCCCCCGACCAGCTGTCCGCAACGGACCGCTGGATCCTGTCCCGGCTGAACACGGTCCTCGCCGAGACCGACGCCTTCTACGACGACTACCAGTTCGCGAAGCTCTCCGACGGCCTGTACCACTTCGCCTGGGACGAGGTCTTCGACTGGTACGTGGAACTCTCCAAGACCGCCTTCTTCGCGGGCGGCGAGCAGGCCGCGGTCTCCGGCCGGGTCCTGGGCGAGGTCCTGGACGTGACTCTGCGCCTGCTGCACCCGATCATGCCGTTCGTCACCGAGACCCTGTGGACCACCCTGACGGGCAGGGAGTCCGTCGTCATCGCGGACTGGCCGATCGACAGCGGATTCCGCGACCTGGCCGCCGAGCGGGAGATCGCTGCCCTGCAGCAGGTGATCACGGAGGTCCGCAGGTTCCGTGCCGACCAGGGCCTCCAGCCGGCCCAGAAGGTCCCCGCGCGGCTCGACCTGGCCGGCACCGCTCTGGCTCCGCATGAGGCCGCGATCCGACAGTTGCTGCGTCTGCTGCCGACCGGCGATACGTTCAGCGCCACCGCCACGCTTCCGGTCGCGGGCGCCACTGTGGCCCTGGACCTGTCCGGTGTCATCGACCTCGATGCAGAGCGCCGACGCCTGACCAAGGACCTCACGGCTGCGGAGAGCGAGAAGCGCCAGGCCCTGGCGAAGCTCAGTAACGAGGCGTTCCTCGCCAAAGCCCCCGACGCGGTTGTGGACAAGATCCGAGGACGTCTGTCCAAGGCCGAGCAGGACATCACGCGTCTGCAGGGACAACTGGACAACCTCCCGCCTGCGTAGTCGGTGGCGGATGCCGGTGGGGTCCGTGGCCGATCACGGACCCCACCTCGATCATTGGTACGGGTGCAGCGATCCCGCGCGAAGCGAGGCGGCCACAGCTGTGGCCGCCTCGCCGGTACCTGCGTGTCTGCGCGCTGGATCAGGCGCGGCACCTGCGAACGAACTCTGTCTGCCGAGTGCGGCTCCTCTCCCCAGCCCCAGGCATCGCCTACGGGATACCAAGGTGTTCATACGGGCTCGGGAGTCCGAACTGCCGCTGGCGGGCGACTTCGAGGGCCTGCTCCAGGTCGAACTTGGCCATGCGCAGTAGGTCTTCGAGTCGGGACGGTTTCCGTGCCAGTACCTTGTGAGCGATGTCCTGGGCGGTGTCGTTGGTGCAGAGGCGATCTTGGAATAGGTCGAGATTCTGCTCCACAACGAGGGTGGTCATGGCGAGCTCGGACGCCTCGGCCCTGGAGACGCGGTGGCTGGATGCGTGCATCCGGTAGTGGTGGAACGGCCCCGGCACGCAGGCGATGCCGTTGCCCAAGCCGCGCCGGAACCTGCCGCCGAGGATGTTGACCGCAAACCCCCAGTCGCCCCACTTCAGCACCCGCGGGTCGTACAGGCCCCCGGCTACCGCATCCTGACGGCGGCAGACGATCGATGTCGGAACGTGGTGCTTGCCCAGTACCAGGTCCTCCCGGCAGGGGTAGGAGGAGATGGTGTAGCCGTTGAAGCCGTCGATCATCCACGACATCGTGTGCACGAACGCCAGATCCTCATCGGCGCGGAGGAGATCGATGGCTCTGTCCGGGTACGAGCCGCTTGCGAGTAGTTCCCGATCGGTCGCCAGACGGTCGTCGGCGTCGAGTTGCATGATGAACGCGT
Proteins encoded in this window:
- a CDS encoding glycosyltransferase is translated as MTPAVEPSVPEGISFVVPCFNSGGYLRDAVLSLLAQPLNCPSEILVVDDGSDDADTLRAITASRAMPGVRVLRSLRRRGHHSARNTGIEAARYAFIMQLDADDRLATDRELLASGSYPDRAIDLLRADEDLAFVHTMSWMIDGFNGYTISSYPCREDLVLGKHHVPTSIVCRRQDAVAGGLYDPRVLKWGDWGFAVNILGGRFRRGLGNGIACVPGPFHHYRMHASSHRVSRAEASELAMTTLVVEQNLDLFQDRLCTNDTAQDIAHKVLARKPSRLEDLLRMAKFDLEQALEVARQRQFGLPSPYEHLGIP